One window of the Eucalyptus grandis isolate ANBG69807.140 chromosome 8, ASM1654582v1, whole genome shotgun sequence genome contains the following:
- the LOC104414885 gene encoding probable aspartic proteinase GIP2: MSTPSLIPFFLSTFILGLASSTPSSAAAPVPTAKPSPLVFPVKKDAATNQYYTTLQLGTPATAMNGVLDLAGEYTWLDCSGYESSSYRPVHCNSSRCEAAGGLSCNGCYGPARPGCTNDTCGVYAASPFLDVILGSGLAVDVLALHSPDGIKYKSASKFQQFAFSCLDDGSDWAKGLSKSTKGIVALARNPASLPTELSTQLNLPRTFAICLPSSSSGSTHGDLYVGGGPYIRPPIKKDLVKTLLRTQLLVNPVKRAPVYSEGEPSDEYFVDVTSIKVDLAPISFKSSILAIDKNGIGGTKIGTLTPYTVLHSAIFRPLVNEFTKKAMDRKIKKASPVAPFGVCFDAKMVRSGKAGPDVPAIVLVLQGNVQWRMEGANSMVRVSKDVMCLGFVDGGSKPRTAVVIGAHQMEDNLVEFDVGSSTFGFSNSLLLQNSSCSSRS, encoded by the exons ATGTCAACACCTTCTCTCATTCCCTTTTTCCTCTCGACCTTCATCTTAGGCTTAGCCTCCTCCACTCCCTCGTCAGCCGCCGCCCCGGTGCCCACAGCCAAACCCTCTCCGCTCGTATTCCCCGTCAAGAAAGATGCCGCCACCAACCAGTACTACACCACCCTCCAGCTTGGGACTCCCGCCACCGCCATGAACGGGGTCCTCGACCTCGCGGGTGAGTACACGTGGCTCGACTGCAGTGGCTACGAGTCCTCCTCCTACCGTCCCGTCCACTGCAACTCCTCCAGGTGCGAGGCCGCCGGCGGCCTCAGCTGCAACGGCTGCTACGGCCCCGCCAGGCCCGGCTGCACCAACGACACGTGCGGCGTCTATGCGGCGAGCCCGTTCCTGGACGTTATCCTGGGCTCAGGCCTGGCCGTGGACGTCCTGGCCTTGCACTCCCCGGACGGGATCAAGTACAAGTCCGCCAGTAAATTT CAACAATTTGCTTTCTCTTGCCTGGACGACGGCTCTGACTGGGCGAAGGGACTGTCGAAATCAACCAAAGGCATCGTCGCGCTCGCGAGGAACCCGGCCTCGCTCCCCACCGAGCTCTCCACGCAGCTCAATCTCCCACGCACATTCGCTATCtgcctcccttcttcctcctccggaTCCACCCACGGCGACCTCTATGTCGGCGGCGGCCCATACATACGACCTCCGATCAAGAAAGACCTCGTGAAAACGCTCCTCCGCACTCAGCTACTCGTCAACCCAGTGAAACGGGCCCCTGTCTACAGCGAAGGCGAGCCCTCTGATGAGTACTTCGTCGACGTGACCTCCATCAAAGTTGATCTCGCTCCGATCAGCTTCAAGTCCTCGATCCTCGCGATTGACAAGAACGGCATCGGGGGGACCAAAATTGGCACTCTCACTCCGTACACGGTCCTCCACTCAGCGATCTTCAGGCCTCTGGTGaatgaattcacgaagaaggCAATGGACAGGAAGATCAAGAAGGCGTCGCCGGTTGCACCGTTCGGGGTTTGCTTCGATGCGAAGATGGTGAGGAGCGGGAAGGCGGGTCCGGACGTGCCGGCAATTGTGCTGGTGCTCCAAGGCAACGTGCAGTGGAGGATGGAAGGGGCGAACTCGATGGTGAGGGTGAGCAAGGACGTTATGTGCCTGGGGTTTGTGGACGGAGGATCGAAGCCAAGGACAGCAGTCGTGATAGGAGCTCATCAGATGGAGGATAATTTAGTGGAGTTCGACGTGGGGTCGTCGACGTTTGGGTTCAGCAACTCGCTCCTCCTTCAGAACTCCAGTTGCTCCTCAAGATCTTGA